The following proteins are co-located in the Larus michahellis chromosome 9, bLarMic1.1, whole genome shotgun sequence genome:
- the MEX3B gene encoding RNA-binding protein MEX3B → MPSSLFADMERNGSGGGGGGGGGGGGETLDDQRALQIALDQLSLLGLDNDETGSIYDSEPRKKSVNMTECVPVPSSEHVAEIVGRQGCKIKALRAKTNTYIKTPVRGEEPLFVVTGRKEDVAMARREIISAAEHFSMIRASRNKNTALNGTVPGPPNLPGQTTIQVRVPYRVVGLVVGPKGATIKRIQQQTHTYIVTPSRDKEPVFEVTGMPENVDRAREEIEAHIAMRTGGIIELTDENDFHANGTDVGFELNGTGSLWSKPTPPSITPTPGRKPFCNYRNDSSSSLGSASTDSYFGAGTGGGGGARLADYSPPSPALSFTHNGNNNNNSANGYVYGGGGGGGGGEVLSSPDCCSDLPFDSPPGFDLAPAPPPGAALIWPQFERGPAAPPSPAASPAAAAFPGAAPANANLALLVSGPRRGGGAPPPARLSPPLHGSAAGPEHPLARRVRSDPGGRLLAASSYPLYGNGLGSHLPGLPSDSSASSSSSSSSSSSSSSCSSSGLRRKGSRDCSVCFESEVIAALVPCGHNLFCMECANRICEKTEPQCPVCHSAVTQAIRIFS, encoded by the exons ATGCCCAGCTCGCTTTTTGCAGACATGGAGAGGaacgggagcggcggcggcggcggcggaggcggaggCGGAGGGGGAGAGACCCTGGATGACCAAAGAGCCCTTCAGATCGCCCTGGACCAGctctccctgctggggctggacaACGACGAGACGGGCTCCATTTACGACAGCGAGCCTCGGAAAAAGAGCGTGAACATGACGGAATGCGTGCCGGTGCCCAGCTCGGAGCACGTCGCCGAGATAGTGGGGAGACAAG GTTGTAAAATCAAAGCTCTGCGGGCAAAGACCAACACCTACATCAAGACCCCGGTTCGCGGGGAGGAGCCGCTCTTTGTTGTGACTGGCAGAAAGGAAGATGTGGCCATGGCCCGCAGGGAGATCATCTCGGCGGCCGAGCACTTCTCCATGATCCGAGCCTCGCGGAACAAGAACACAGCCCTGAATGGCACCGTTCCCGGCCCCCCGAACCTGCCCGGCCAAACCACCATCCAGGTGCGGGTGCCTTATCGTGTGGTGGGCTTGGTCGTGGGGCCCAAGGGGGCCACCATCAAGCGCATCCAGCAGCAGACACACACCTACATCGTGACCCCGAGCCGGGACAAGGAGCCGGTCTTCGAGGTGACGGGCATGCCCGAGAACGTGGACCGGGCCCGGGAGGAGATCGAGGCGCACATCGCCATGCGCACCGGCGGCATCATCGAGCTGACAGACGAGAACGACTTCCACGCCAACGGCACGGACGTGGGCTTCGAGCTGAACGGCACGGGCAGCCTGTGGAGCAAGCCCACGCCGCCCAGCATCACGCCCACCCCGGGCCGCAAGCCCTTCTGCAACTACCGCAACGACAGCTCCAGCTCGCTGGGCAGCGCCTCCACCGACTCCTACTTCGGGGCCGGcaccggggggggcggcggggcccgcctGGCCGACTACAGCCCCCCGAGCCCGGCGCTGAGCTTCACCCACAAcggcaacaacaacaacaacagcgcCAACGGCTACGTCtacggcgggggcggcgggggcggcggcggcgaggtcCTCTCCTCCCCGGACTGCTGCTCCGATCTGCCCTTCGACTCGCCGCCCGGCTTCGACctggcccccgccccgccgcccggggccGCCCTCATCTGGCCGCAGTTCgagcgcggccccgccgcgcccccctcgcccgccgcctcgcccgctgccgccgccttcccGGGCGCGGCGCCCGCCAATGCCAACCTGGCGCTGCTGGTGAGCggcccccggcgcggcggcggcgccccgcccccggcgcggctCTCCCCGCCCCTGCACGGCAGCGCGGCCGGGCCCGAGCACCCGCTGGCGCGGAGGGTGCGCAGCGACCCGGGCGGGCGGCTGCTGGCCGCCTCCTCCTACCCGCTGTACGGCAACGGGCTGGGCTCCCACCTGCCGGGGCTGCCCTCCGACTcgtcggcctcctcctcctcctcctcctccagctcctcgtccagctcctcctgctcctcgtCCGGGCTGCGGCGGAAGGGCAGCCGCGACTGCTCGGTGTGCTTCGAGAGCGAGGTGATCGCGGCGCTGGTGCCCTGCGGCCACAACCTCTTCTGCATGGAGTGCGCCAACCGCATCTGCGAGAAGACGGAGCCGCAGTGCCCCGTCTGCCACAGCGCCGTCACCCAGGCCATCCGCATCTTTTCCTGA